Proteins encoded by one window of Thermococcus sp. JdF3:
- a CDS encoding DEAD/DEAH box helicase: MHPLLRKAIKERFGRLNRLQQDAFREVSSGKGVLIIAPTGSGKTEAAVLPVFNEILEGGLKPVSALYVAPLKALNRDLLERLEWWGKKLGITVEVRHGDTSAYRKAKQTKNPPQMLIITPETLGVILTVKSLRKHLENVKFVIVDEIAELVDNKRGAQLLLNLERLAEIADFRRIGMTATVGNEEEVREWLKADVIVKPNWKKRYRFHVLYPRPTEKDLELARELSVSSEIASRLRALWGVVEGHGKALIFTNTRQFAEILAHRLKAWGKPVEVHHGSLSREARIKAEKALKEGRIKALICTSSMELGIDIGDVDVVIQYMSPRQVNRLVQRVGRAKHRIGEVSEGYVIATNVEDYLQSLVIAKHALQGRFEAVEPMGGLDVLAHFVVGLLIEYKKLPRERPYEIAKRAYVYRDLSWEDYLDVLGVLEDARLMGYDEEKNLLYLRRGAFQYYYENLSTIPDEVSWRVFDAGSGHVIGRLDERFVMDLEEGMEFVMNGWSWIVLKIDDEARLLKVRESKSLESAIPSWEGEMIPVPLGVALDVGRLKRELAFDFEKAKELLEGVEFSEEELRRAFDEIRDEPFSTDRDIVVESTPKALVIHADFGNRANEALGRLVHSLLILRYGRVFSVRSQGHAVVFKTPFQLNPEEVKGYLYQEPESLEFIVSRALRDSHAYRWRMLNVAKRFGALRRDAKIRKVERLFEGTVIERETLNELYHDKVDVRKGELVLEMLKRGTMRVKTVLRKEPSTLARLNMTVGGEFLLSGTLERDELIELFRKRLLDHEVVLVCTNCGWSAKTRVARLQNIELRQCPRCGSKMLAVAHPIDAEEFLPVLEKVRHGKPLERREERTYRKLLKAADLVDSYGFEAVLALASYGTGPDTAARLLAQYRGEALLVALMERERQFIRTRRFWVDRKEKEEGGEEDS, translated from the coding sequence ATGCACCCCCTCCTCAGAAAGGCCATCAAAGAGCGCTTCGGAAGGCTCAACAGGCTCCAGCAGGACGCGTTCAGGGAGGTTAGCTCCGGAAAGGGCGTCCTGATAATAGCCCCCACCGGCTCGGGGAAGACCGAGGCAGCTGTTCTACCGGTATTCAATGAAATCCTTGAAGGGGGACTTAAGCCGGTTTCTGCGCTCTACGTCGCACCGCTCAAGGCCCTCAACAGGGATCTGCTTGAGAGGCTGGAATGGTGGGGAAAGAAGCTGGGAATAACCGTAGAGGTGAGGCACGGCGACACCTCAGCCTACAGGAAGGCAAAGCAGACGAAGAATCCCCCGCAGATGCTCATAATCACTCCCGAAACGCTGGGGGTTATCCTGACGGTCAAATCCCTCAGGAAGCACCTGGAGAACGTGAAGTTCGTCATCGTCGACGAGATAGCGGAGCTGGTGGACAACAAAAGGGGAGCACAGCTCCTCCTGAACCTTGAACGCTTAGCGGAGATAGCCGACTTCAGGAGAATAGGCATGACTGCAACGGTAGGCAATGAGGAGGAAGTGAGGGAGTGGCTGAAGGCGGACGTCATAGTCAAGCCGAACTGGAAAAAGCGCTACCGCTTCCACGTGCTCTATCCAAGGCCAACTGAGAAGGACTTAGAACTCGCCCGGGAGCTGAGCGTCTCGTCCGAGATAGCCTCTAGACTGAGGGCCCTGTGGGGGGTCGTCGAGGGGCACGGGAAAGCTTTGATATTCACCAACACGCGCCAGTTCGCGGAGATTCTGGCGCACCGCCTCAAGGCCTGGGGAAAACCCGTCGAGGTTCACCACGGCTCGCTTTCGAGGGAAGCCAGAATCAAGGCCGAAAAGGCCCTCAAGGAGGGCAGAATTAAAGCGCTGATCTGCACGTCCTCGATGGAGCTCGGCATAGACATAGGCGACGTTGACGTCGTAATCCAGTACATGAGCCCGCGCCAGGTGAACCGGCTCGTCCAGCGCGTCGGGAGGGCCAAACATAGAATCGGCGAGGTCAGCGAGGGCTACGTCATAGCGACGAACGTCGAGGACTACCTCCAGAGCCTCGTCATAGCGAAACACGCCCTCCAAGGCCGTTTTGAGGCGGTCGAGCCAATGGGCGGCCTTGACGTTCTGGCCCACTTCGTCGTCGGCCTGCTCATCGAGTATAAGAAACTCCCGCGCGAGAGACCCTATGAGATAGCGAAGCGGGCCTACGTTTACAGGGATTTGAGCTGGGAGGACTACCTCGACGTCCTGGGGGTTCTCGAAGATGCGAGACTCATGGGCTACGACGAGGAGAAAAACCTTCTCTATCTCCGCCGCGGCGCGTTCCAGTACTACTACGAGAACCTCTCAACGATTCCTGACGAAGTCTCGTGGAGGGTTTTCGACGCGGGGAGCGGGCACGTCATTGGAAGGCTCGACGAGAGGTTCGTGATGGACCTGGAGGAGGGCATGGAGTTCGTCATGAACGGCTGGAGCTGGATCGTGCTTAAAATCGACGACGAGGCGAGACTTTTGAAGGTCCGCGAGAGCAAAAGTCTGGAGAGCGCGATACCGAGCTGGGAGGGCGAGATGATCCCCGTTCCCCTCGGAGTGGCCCTCGACGTCGGCAGGCTGAAGAGGGAGCTGGCCTTTGACTTCGAGAAGGCGAAGGAGCTCCTTGAGGGGGTTGAGTTCAGCGAGGAGGAGCTGAGGAGGGCGTTTGACGAGATCAGGGACGAGCCCTTCTCGACCGACCGCGACATCGTTGTTGAGAGCACGCCGAAAGCGCTGGTAATCCACGCGGACTTTGGAAACAGGGCGAACGAGGCTCTGGGAAGGCTTGTTCACTCGCTCCTCATCCTGCGCTACGGCAGGGTCTTCTCCGTGAGGAGCCAGGGGCATGCGGTGGTCTTCAAGACGCCCTTCCAGCTGAACCCGGAGGAGGTGAAGGGCTACCTCTACCAAGAGCCAGAAAGCCTTGAGTTCATAGTCTCCCGCGCGCTGAGGGATTCCCATGCATACAGGTGGCGCATGCTGAACGTGGCGAAGCGCTTCGGGGCCTTGAGGAGGGACGCGAAGATAAGGAAGGTCGAGAGGCTCTTCGAGGGGACGGTGATTGAGCGCGAGACCTTGAACGAGCTGTACCACGACAAGGTTGACGTAAGAAAGGGAGAGCTCGTCCTTGAGATGCTCAAAAGGGGCACGATGAGGGTGAAAACGGTTCTCAGGAAGGAACCCTCGACTTTGGCCAGGCTCAACATGACCGTCGGCGGCGAGTTCCTGCTGAGCGGGACGCTGGAGAGGGACGAACTGATAGAGCTGTTCAGGAAGAGACTGCTCGACCACGAGGTCGTTTTAGTGTGCACCAACTGCGGGTGGAGCGCGAAGACGAGGGTGGCGAGGCTTCAAAACATAGAGCTCAGACAGTGCCCGCGCTGCGGCTCGAAGATGCTCGCGGTTGCCCACCCGATAGATGCGGAGGAGTTTCTGCCGGTTCTTGAGAAGGTTCGCCATGGGAAGCCGCTGGAGAGGAGGGAGGAGAGAACCTACCGGAAGCTGCTGAAAGCTGCGGACCTCGTGGACTCCTACGGCTTCGAGGCAGTTTTAGCACTGGCCAGCTACGGAACCGGGCCGGACACGGCGGCGAGGCTTCTGGCGCAGTACCGGGGCGAGGCACTCCTCGTCGCACTCATGGAGCGTGAGAGGCAGTTCATAAGGACGAGGCGCTTCTGGGTGGATAGGAAGGAGAAGGAAGAAGGTGGTGAAGAGGACTCATGA